A window from Urocitellus parryii isolate mUroPar1 chromosome 1, mUroPar1.hap1, whole genome shotgun sequence encodes these proteins:
- the LOC113182799 gene encoding translationally-controlled tumor protein-like, translated as MVSRTEGNTDDSLLDTNASAEGPEGEGTKSTVIIGVGIVMNHHLQETSFTKAAYKKYMKDYMKSIKGKLEEQRPERVKPFMAGTAEQIKHTLANFKNYQFFIGENINPDSMVALLHNHENAVTPYMIFLKDGLEMEKC; from the coding sequence ATGGTCAGTAGGACAGAGGGTAACACTGATGACTCACTCCTTGATACAAATGCTTCGGCTGAAGGACCGGAGGGTGAAGGTACCAAAAGCACAGTAATCATTGGTGTTGGTATTGTCATGAACCATCACTTGCAGGAAACCAGCTTCACAAAAGCAGCatacaagaaatatatgaaagattACATGAAATCAATCAAAGGCAAACTTGAAGAACAGAGACCAGAGAGAGTAAAACCTTTTATGGCAGGGACTGCAGAACAAATCAAGCACACCCTTGCTAATTTCAAAAATTACCAGTTCTTTATTGGTGAAAACATAAATCCAGATAGCATGGTCGCTCTCCTACACAACCATGAGAATGCTGTGACcccatatatgatttttttaaaggatggtttagaaatggagaaatgttaa